A stretch of DNA from Microbacterium saperdae:
GAGGTGGCATGAGCCGCACGACGATCGCCGATGTCGCTCGCGAAGCAGGCGTGACGAAGGCCACGGTCTCGCACGCACTGAGCGGCAATCGCCCCATCTCGGAAGAGACCAGGGCGAAGGTGCTGGCTGCGGCCGAGAAGCTGAACTGGGTGCCGAGCCAGAGCGCCAGAGCCCTCGCCACACGTCGGGCCAACGCCGTCGCCGTCGTGCTCGCCCGCGACCCTGAGGTCATCGCCAACGACTCGTTCTTCCCCGCCTTCATCGCCGGGGTCGAGTCGGTGCTGTCCGAGACCGAGACCGCGCTGATCCTGCAGGTCGTGCCGGACCGGGAGGCCGAGGAGCGTGCCTACCGGGCACTCACCCACGGCCGCGCCGACGGCGCTCTGCTGCTCGATCTGCGCGACGACGACTGGCGCGTGCCGTTCCTCGACGACCTCGGCCTTCCGACCGTACTGGTCGGCGCATACGAGCAGCCCACCGCGTTCTCCTGCGTCCGCACCGATGACGCGGCTCCCGTCCGCGAGATCATCGGGCATCTGCGCGCTGCGGGCCATGAGCGCATCGCGCACGTCTCCGGCCCGCTCGACTACGTGCACTCGCGTGCCCGCGCCGACGCCTACATCGCCACGATGGGCGATGACGCCCTGCTGCGCGAGGGCGACTTCACCGCCGCGAGCGGTCGCGCCCTGACGGAGGAGCTGCTCGCCCTCCCCCAGCGTCCGACCGCCATCGTCTACTCGAACGACACCATGGCGATCGCCGGTCTCTCGTTCGCCCGCTCGCAGAGTCTCGTCATCCCCGATGACCTCGCGATCTCCGGATTCGACGACGACCACCTGTCGGCGCATCTGTCCCCGGCGCTCACCAGCGTCTCATCCGACCCCGCGGCCCGAGGCCGCGCCGCCGCCCGCCTGCTGCGGGCAGACATCCTCGGAGCGCACCCGCGCACCGAGATCGTCGACTGCAACGTCGTGCACTTCCGCGAGAGCACCGCTGCGCCGTCGACCGCATCACCCACTGTGTCGAGGAGGACACCATGAAGAAGATCCGTGCAGTCGCGCTCATCGGCGCCGTCGCGCTCGTCGCCACCGGATGCTCCGCCGGAGGCGGTGGAGAAGGGGACGCCGGCTCCGCCGAAGGCACCGGCCCCATCAACGTCTGGCTCTCGAACAACGAGCAGGAGGTCGCCTGGGGCACGGCCGTGGTCGAGGCCTGGAACGCCGACCACCCCGATGAGAAGGTCACCGCGCAGGAGATCCCCGCCGGCTCCTCGTCGGAGGAAGCCATCACCGCCGCCATCACCGCCGGCACCGCACCGTGCCTGGTCTACAACGTCGCCCCGGCCGCCGTATCCGGCTGGGTCAAACAGGGCGGGCTCGTCGATCTCAGCACGTTCGAGGGCGGCAGCGACTACATCACCGAACGCAGCGGCTCGGTCGACGCCTACGCGACGGACAAGAGCTTCTACCAGCTGCCGTGGAAGTCGAACCCCGTCATGGTCATGTACAACAAGGCGCTGTTCGAGGCGGCGGGCATCGACCCGGAAGATCCCCAGATGAACACCTACGACGACTTCCTCGAGGGCTCTCGCGCCATCGTCGAGTCGGGCGTGCAGAGCGCCATCTGGCCGGCGCCGACCAGCGAGTTCTACCAGCCGTGGTTCGACTTCTACCCGCTGTACCTCGCTGAGACCGACGGCACCATGCTCGTGGAAGACGGCAAGTCCACCTTCGATGACGAGGCGGGCAAGACCGTCGCCGAGTTCTGGAAGACGTTCTACGACGAGAAGCTCGCACCGAACGAGGCGTCGACGGACGACGCGATGTCGGCCGGGACCACCGCCATGCAGCTCGCCGGCCCCTGGGCGATCCCGTCGTACGCCGACACGGTCGACGTCGGCTTCATGCCCGTGCCGACCAGCGACGGCCGCGAGAACCCCGTCACGTTCGCGGACTCCAAGAGCGTCTCGATGTTCACGGCCTGCGAGAACCAGGCCACGGCATGGGAGTTCCTGCAGTTCTCCACGAGCGTCGAGAGCGATGGCGAGCTGCTCGAGCAGACCGGTCAGATGCCGATGCGCACCGACCTCACCGAGACCTACGGGGACTACTTCGACGCGAACCCGAACTACGTGGCGTTCGCGGAACAGGCCGAGGCGACCGCTGATGTGCCCAGCATCCCCAACTCCGTCGAGGCCTGGCAGGCCTTCCGCGACGAGTACTCCGCCGCGGTGATCTTCGGCAAGAACTCGATCGACGACTTCCTCGCGAACGCGGCGGAGAAGATCGACAAGCTCGTCGCCGAGTGACATCGTGACCGACAACCGGCGGTTGCGCACCCGATGGCTGGGTGCGCAACCGATCGGCGGCCTCTTCACGCTGCCGTACTTCGTCTTCGTGATCGCGATCTTCGCCTACCCGCTCGCGTTCGCGGTCTACATCGCCTTCCACGACTACTTCTTCACTGCGCCCAATGTCGAAGTCGACCGCCCCTTCGTGGGGTTCGACAACTTCGTCACGGTGCTCACGGACCCGCGGGTGCTGGACTCGTTCCGCAACACGCTCGTGTTCCTCGTGATCAACGTGCCGCTCACCGCGGTGCTGTCGCTCGTCCTGGCAGCCGCCCTGAACACCGGCATCCGCTGGGTCGCCGCGTATCGCGTGGCGTTCTACGTGCCGTACCTGACGGCGAGCGTCTCGCTCGTGGGCGTATGGATGCTGCTGTTCTCGGGCAACGGCCTGATCAACACCGTGCTCGGCCCGCTCGCTCCCGATCCCTCGTGGCTCGTGAACAGCGGATTGGCGATGCCGATGATCGCGCTCTACGTGACCTGGAAACAGCTGGGCTTCTACATCCTGCTGTACCTCGCCGCGCTGCAGAACGTGCCCAAGGAGCTCTACGAGTCGGCCGAGACCGACGGCGCCGGCCCTTTCAAGCGCTTCGTGCACGTGACGATCCCCGGGGTGCGCAGCGCGACCACGCTCGTGCTGATCCTCTCGATCATCACCGGCGCCAACCTCTTCACCGAGCCGTACCTTCTCACCAACGGCGGCGGCCCTGACGGGGCCTCCTCCACCCCGGTGCTGCTCATCTACCAGCTGGGCATCCAGCAGCAGAACCCCGACACGGCGGCGGCGATCGGCATGATCCTCGTGATCCTGGTCGGGATGCTGTCGCTGGCCGCCAACCGTGCAACCAGGGAGCGATGATGAAACGCCGACGTTCACTGCCCCGCATCCTGAGCATCATCCTGCTCACGGTCGCGGCGATCGGGTTCGCCTTCCCGTTCTACTTCATGCTGGTCGGGGCGTTCCAGGAGAACCCGACGAACTCGCCGAGCGAACTGCTGCCCACCGGCGGCTGGACGGTCGACAACTTCCTCGCGATCGACTCGCGCATCGATCTGATGGGCTCGCTGCTCAACTCCCTGATCTTCACGGCGGGCGTGCTGCTCGGCACGGTCGTGTTCGGCCTGCTGGCCGGATACGCGATCGCGCGCCTCGACTTCCGCGGTCGCGGTGTCGTCTGGGTGCTGATGCTGCTCGTGCAGATGGTGCCGTTCCAGCTGCTGATGATCCCGCTCTACGTGCAGATCACCCGCAACTACGGTCTGGGCGACTCGTACATGGGCATGATCCTGCCGTTCCTGATCAACACGACGGCGGTGTTCATCTTCGTGCAGTTCTTCAAGGCGCTGCCCGTGGAGATCTTCGAGGCCGCCCGCATCGACGGTGCGGGCGAGATCCGCCTGCTCACCTCGGTGGCCATCCCACTGATCCGTCCCGTACTGGTGACGGTGGTGCTGGTCACCTTCATCGGCCCCTGGAACGAGTTCCTGTGGCCGTTCCTGATCACGAAGGATGCGACGCTGCAGCCGCTCGCCGTCTCCCTCGCGAACTACATCTCCAACGTCGCGCAGTCCACTGCGAACCCGAACGGGGCGATCCTCGCCGGAGCCACGGCTCTCGCGTTCCCCGTCGTCATCCTGTTCGTCGTGTTCCAGCGCTTCTTCACCGCCACCGACCTCGGCGCGGCCGTCAAAGGCTAGCCAGAAAGGGCATCCATGTTCACCGGAGCATCCTTCCCCCTCGGACCGTTCACGCCCCACGAGGGCAACCCGATCCTGCGCCCGCGCGGCGAGAGCTGGGAGTCCGCGAACCTCTACAACCCCGCCGCGATCGTCGACGGCGACGAGGTCGTGCTGCTGTATCGAGCCCACGCGGAGGACATCATCTCGCACATCGGCATCGCCCGCTCGCGGGACGGCGTCACCTTCACCCGCGAGGATGCGCCGATCCTCTCGCCCTCGGAGGACTACGAGCGGTTCGGCTGCGAGGACCCCCGCATCGCGCTGATCGACGGCACCTACTACCTCACCTACACGGGCTGGGACCGCCGCAGCGCGCAGCTGTGCCTGGCGACCTCGACCGACCTGCGCACCTGGACCAAGCACGGCCCGCTGTTCGACGACTTCGACACGTTCAAGACCACGGATCCGCGCGGGTTCAACTGGTCGAAGGCCGGAGTCATCGTGCCGCAGCAGATGCACGGCAAGTGGTGGATGTACTTCGGCGAGGGTGCGATCTACTG
This window harbors:
- a CDS encoding LacI family DNA-binding transcriptional regulator, which translates into the protein MSRTTIADVAREAGVTKATVSHALSGNRPISEETRAKVLAAAEKLNWVPSQSARALATRRANAVAVVLARDPEVIANDSFFPAFIAGVESVLSETETALILQVVPDREAEERAYRALTHGRADGALLLDLRDDDWRVPFLDDLGLPTVLVGAYEQPTAFSCVRTDDAAPVREIIGHLRAAGHERIAHVSGPLDYVHSRARADAYIATMGDDALLREGDFTAASGRALTEELLALPQRPTAIVYSNDTMAIAGLSFARSQSLVIPDDLAISGFDDDHLSAHLSPALTSVSSDPAARGRAAARLLRADILGAHPRTEIVDCNVVHFRESTAAPSTASPTVSRRTP
- a CDS encoding carbohydrate ABC transporter permease — translated: MTDNRRLRTRWLGAQPIGGLFTLPYFVFVIAIFAYPLAFAVYIAFHDYFFTAPNVEVDRPFVGFDNFVTVLTDPRVLDSFRNTLVFLVINVPLTAVLSLVLAAALNTGIRWVAAYRVAFYVPYLTASVSLVGVWMLLFSGNGLINTVLGPLAPDPSWLVNSGLAMPMIALYVTWKQLGFYILLYLAALQNVPKELYESAETDGAGPFKRFVHVTIPGVRSATTLVLILSIITGANLFTEPYLLTNGGGPDGASSTPVLLIYQLGIQQQNPDTAAAIGMILVILVGMLSLAANRATRER
- a CDS encoding sugar ABC transporter substrate-binding protein produces the protein MKKIRAVALIGAVALVATGCSAGGGGEGDAGSAEGTGPINVWLSNNEQEVAWGTAVVEAWNADHPDEKVTAQEIPAGSSSEEAITAAITAGTAPCLVYNVAPAAVSGWVKQGGLVDLSTFEGGSDYITERSGSVDAYATDKSFYQLPWKSNPVMVMYNKALFEAAGIDPEDPQMNTYDDFLEGSRAIVESGVQSAIWPAPTSEFYQPWFDFYPLYLAETDGTMLVEDGKSTFDDEAGKTVAEFWKTFYDEKLAPNEASTDDAMSAGTTAMQLAGPWAIPSYADTVDVGFMPVPTSDGRENPVTFADSKSVSMFTACENQATAWEFLQFSTSVESDGELLEQTGQMPMRTDLTETYGDYFDANPNYVAFAEQAEATADVPSIPNSVEAWQAFRDEYSAAVIFGKNSIDDFLANAAEKIDKLVAE
- a CDS encoding carbohydrate ABC transporter permease — translated: MMKRRRSLPRILSIILLTVAAIGFAFPFYFMLVGAFQENPTNSPSELLPTGGWTVDNFLAIDSRIDLMGSLLNSLIFTAGVLLGTVVFGLLAGYAIARLDFRGRGVVWVLMLLVQMVPFQLLMIPLYVQITRNYGLGDSYMGMILPFLINTTAVFIFVQFFKALPVEIFEAARIDGAGEIRLLTSVAIPLIRPVLVTVVLVTFIGPWNEFLWPFLITKDATLQPLAVSLANYISNVAQSTANPNGAILAGATALAFPVVILFVVFQRFFTATDLGAAVKG
- a CDS encoding glycoside hydrolase family 130 protein, producing the protein MFTGASFPLGPFTPHEGNPILRPRGESWESANLYNPAAIVDGDEVVLLYRAHAEDIISHIGIARSRDGVTFTREDAPILSPSEDYERFGCEDPRIALIDGTYYLTYTGWDRRSAQLCLATSTDLRTWTKHGPLFDDFDTFKTTDPRGFNWSKAGVIVPQQMHGKWWMYFGEGAIYWATSDDLIHWTPGTPDTDPMYSPTPGTWDEALVEIGTSPVVTDNGLLLFLTNGATRVVHDDGTVDVDYRCGQIAIDPDEPTRVIARMQEPWLRPQTFEDRHGLVSNVTFVEGLVKFQDKWFAYYGQSDTTLAVAIHDPAESWGRALRESGSGTP